One Chloroflexota bacterium DNA segment encodes these proteins:
- a CDS encoding valine--tRNA ligase, with protein MSANEHLHNALAGADLGQAYEAAKVEEHLYKWWEAAGYFKPTAANTKDPFVIAIPPPNVTGVLHTGHGLTNTIEDILTRWHRMLGQPTLWVPGTDHAGIATQNVVEKQLAKVNKTRHDLGREDFLDAVWEWKGRSHSTITNQIRRLGSSVDWQRERFTLDEGLSQAVVVAFKRLYDDGLIYRGTRLVNWCPRCLSAISDLEVVYRDEQEQGNLWYIRYKVATDANDTEWRISEGDQSITIATTRPETLLADVAVAVHPEDERYADLVGKFVVLPALGRQIPIIADTYVERDFGTGALKITPGHDPNDYIVGQRHNLPILNAMNLDATINAEGGSYAGLDRFEARKRLVADLTETGNLVETKPHLMKIGRCERCDTIIEPLISTQWFVKTQPLAEPAMAAVREGRTKIVPERFNKIYFHWMENIQDWCISRQLWWGHRIPVWYGPDNQMFVELNAADAMAAATAHYGQVVELRQDEDVLDTWFSSGLWPFSILGWPDVENPDFKQFYPTTLLETGYDILFFWVARMMMLGLYLTGKEPFEWVYLHGLVRDEHGRKMSKSLGNQVDPMDLIEQYGTDALRFTFATSSTPGQDFALQPTRLDSARSFANKIWNATRFVISKLGDLPRTAESKVDAERLSNQAYTVADRWILSRFNRLAGDVERLMNSFNLGEAGRQIQTFFWDEFADWYIETAKIQIDTGDEQQQLRTRETLYSVLEGTLRLLHPFMPFVSEAAWQKLHNSEQTTPIPAALIIAEYPLINAAMLNEQAERDWDLVQNIIRGVRNVRTETGVEAVKWIEALIAAGSATAMLTEQAAIISRLARIAPDKLLISESLSERPEQATTLVFAPAEVVLPLAGMVDLAAERERLTKELERVEADVERRRTKLANENFVAKAKPEVVQKEREALAAQELAATTLRERLASF; from the coding sequence ATGTCTGCTAACGAACATTTACACAATGCGCTAGCCGGAGCCGACCTTGGCCAAGCCTATGAGGCCGCCAAGGTTGAGGAACATTTGTACAAGTGGTGGGAAGCGGCGGGTTATTTCAAGCCAACTGCTGCCAATACGAAAGATCCGTTTGTGATTGCGATTCCGCCGCCAAATGTGACTGGTGTGTTGCACACTGGTCACGGCTTGACCAACACGATCGAGGATATTCTGACCCGCTGGCATCGCATGCTCGGCCAACCAACCTTGTGGGTTCCTGGCACTGACCACGCAGGGATCGCCACGCAAAATGTGGTAGAAAAGCAACTTGCCAAGGTGAACAAAACTCGCCACGATCTCGGACGCGAGGATTTTCTTGATGCGGTTTGGGAATGGAAGGGCCGTTCGCATTCCACAATCACCAACCAAATTCGTCGCCTCGGCTCATCTGTTGATTGGCAGCGCGAACGCTTTACCCTCGACGAAGGTCTATCGCAAGCGGTCGTCGTGGCCTTCAAGCGTTTGTATGACGATGGCTTGATCTATCGGGGTACGCGCTTGGTCAACTGGTGTCCGCGCTGTCTTTCGGCGATATCCGATCTTGAAGTGGTTTATCGCGATGAGCAAGAGCAAGGCAATTTGTGGTACATTCGTTATAAAGTTGCCACTGATGCCAACGATACCGAGTGGCGGATCAGCGAGGGCGATCAATCAATCACGATCGCCACGACTCGACCTGAAACCTTGCTAGCCGACGTGGCGGTAGCGGTGCATCCTGAAGATGAGCGCTATGCCGATTTGGTGGGCAAATTTGTGGTGCTGCCAGCTTTGGGTCGCCAAATTCCAATTATCGCCGACACCTATGTTGAGCGTGATTTTGGCACAGGGGCGCTCAAAATCACTCCAGGCCACGATCCAAATGACTATATTGTTGGCCAACGCCATAATCTGCCGATTCTCAATGCCATGAATCTTGATGCAACGATCAACGCTGAAGGTGGCAGTTACGCTGGGCTTGATCGCTTTGAGGCTCGTAAGCGCTTGGTCGCTGATCTCACTGAAACTGGCAATTTGGTTGAAACCAAGCCTCACTTGATGAAGATTGGGCGCTGTGAGCGCTGCGATACGATCATCGAGCCATTAATTAGCACCCAGTGGTTTGTCAAAACGCAACCATTGGCCGAGCCAGCAATGGCCGCTGTGCGTGAGGGCCGCACCAAAATCGTGCCCGAACGCTTCAATAAAATCTATTTCCATTGGATGGAAAATATTCAAGATTGGTGCATCAGCCGCCAACTCTGGTGGGGCCATCGGATTCCAGTGTGGTACGGCCCCGATAACCAGATGTTTGTCGAGTTGAATGCGGCTGATGCGATGGCTGCGGCAACTGCGCATTATGGTCAAGTGGTTGAGTTGCGCCAAGACGAAGATGTGCTGGATACCTGGTTCTCATCGGGCTTGTGGCCATTCAGCATTTTGGGCTGGCCCGATGTTGAAAATCCTGATTTCAAACAATTTTACCCAACCACGCTGCTCGAAACTGGCTACGACATTTTGTTTTTCTGGGTAGCGCGGATGATGATGTTAGGGCTTTATCTCACGGGCAAAGAGCCTTTTGAATGGGTGTATTTGCATGGCCTTGTGCGCGATGAACATGGCCGCAAGATGTCAAAATCGTTGGGCAATCAGGTTGATCCGATGGATTTGATCGAGCAATATGGCACTGATGCGCTACGATTTACCTTCGCCACCTCATCAACGCCAGGCCAAGATTTTGCCCTACAACCAACTCGTTTGGATTCAGCGCGTTCGTTCGCCAACAAAATCTGGAATGCCACCCGCTTCGTGATTTCGAAGTTGGGCGATTTGCCACGCACCGCCGAGAGCAAAGTTGATGCTGAACGATTGAGCAATCAAGCCTATACCGTGGCGGATCGTTGGATTCTTTCGCGCTTCAATCGCTTAGCGGGCGATGTTGAGCGCTTGATGAACAGTTTCAATTTGGGCGAAGCTGGTCGCCAAATCCAAACCTTCTTCTGGGATGAATTTGCCGATTGGTATATTGAAACTGCCAAAATTCAAATTGACACTGGCGATGAGCAACAGCAATTGCGCACCCGCGAAACGCTCTACAGCGTTTTAGAAGGAACGTTGCGTTTGCTGCACCCATTTATGCCGTTTGTGAGCGAGGCTGCATGGCAAAAATTGCACAATAGCGAGCAAACCACGCCAATCCCAGCAGCCTTGATTATTGCAGAGTATCCTTTAATTAATGCTGCCATGCTCAACGAGCAAGCTGAGCGTGATTGGGACTTGGTGCAAAATATCATTCGCGGCGTGCGCAACGTGCGTACCGAAACTGGGGTGGAAGCAGTTAAATGGATCGAGGCATTAATTGCGGCTGGTTCAGCCACAGCGATGTTAACCGAGCAAGCGGCAATTATCAGCCGCTTGGCGCGGATCGCTCCCGACAAACTACTGATTAGCGAAAGCTTGAGTGAACGGCCTGAGCAAGCCACAACCTTGGTATTTGCTCCAGCCGAAGTTGTCTTGCCATTGGCGGGTATGGTCGATTTGGCCGCCGAGCGTGAACGGCTCACCAAGGAGCTTGAACGGGTCGAGGCCGATGTCGAGCGCCGCCGCACCAAGCTTGCCAACGAAAACTTCGTAGCCAAAGCCAAGCCCGAAGTTGTGCAAAAAGAGCGTGAGGCTTTGGCCGCTCAAGAGTTGGCGGCTACAACCTTGCGCGAACGTTTGGCGAGTTTTTAA
- a CDS encoding CVNH domain-containing protein gives MSVQEQAKEYVPAGSYQRTSQNINVTLTALCQKNDGSWVQSPPLSYSANQAGSITDLANMDGVLTLFTDNPANHNVSDNLGPFVPAGSYQRTSRQVSVTLNAVCQKIDGQWVPSQPLNYTADQAAKANDIANRDGNLRLE, from the coding sequence ATGTCAGTGCAAGAACAAGCGAAAGAATATGTTCCAGCGGGTTCCTACCAACGTACTAGCCAAAACATTAATGTAACGCTTACCGCGCTTTGTCAAAAAAATGATGGCAGCTGGGTGCAATCGCCACCGTTGAGCTATTCGGCTAACCAAGCTGGCTCAATCACCGATTTGGCCAATATGGATGGGGTTTTAACCTTGTTCACCGATAATCCAGCGAACCATAATGTCTCAGATAATTTGGGGCCATTCGTGCCAGCAGGCTCGTATCAACGTACCAGCCGGCAAGTTAGCGTTACCTTAAATGCAGTTTGCCAAAAAATTGATGGGCAATGGGTTCCCTCGCAACCCCTGAATTACACCGCCGATCAGGCTGCTAAGGCCAACGATATTGCCAATCGTGATGGTAATTTACGCCTAGAGTAA
- a CDS encoding tetratricopeptide repeat protein, whose product MTVDSIITIDQLEINLTEQRVKRAGVYLRLGRKEWGLLELLVRNRNHVLSHRQLLQHVWGDNYDRDSSYLLHVAIGRLREKLGDKPPRYIVAEADLGYRFALSTPNLPSGPTTEPSPLVVPPISYTNIPAPLNAFIGRENEQQSLLQLLRQPHIRLISVLGGGGVGKTRLVLQSAMQWLPLFHDGVHVVHLAALRDPELLIQTIIQSLAIKTTSQLPLLKQLKDFLYDKQLLLILDNFEQLLDAAPIVTDLLAHAPQLKLLTTSREALNVYAEQQFELMPFSVDCSQQFMLRQQPAINLFLSRAQALQATIVYNDAELVTIAQICQRLDGLALAIELAASRISLFSLTNLLERLSQRLSFINSGPRDLPARHQTLQAVIEWSYVLLTPQEQALFVQLSVFVGSFDLPAASAICASAEQSAVELLLLSLVQKHLLQHQITEQRFYFLETIREYAQDQLNQRADSQSYYTAHKDYYRTFVQNHVHELTGSEQQHWMSQFQANYPNIRAALAQSLKSGAFASAAHLGAVLWNFWHRADLAQEGSYWIKQILDQPAQFDPKHQIMMLRGLSTFMRNQGDFQLAQQYLAQGLNIARQEQLDELAMGLLNGIGLLYKREGLFEQAGESFREAIQLARKFDKTRDLAAILSNLGEIRRSLEQYQQAQFDLQESLELARKVNDHHMAANILNSLGLLAYDICNYQQAQQYYQKGLEIHQRLQNKRGIALIYTNLADSLTKLLQFSQANEYYEQALTYSHTIADPYFICHITIQKAWALRQQAQIAQAQRLIIQAIQLANHHEFIAHNLRAILELTECYLAQQQLSTAAWLAGSMQRMAQQHGQLLDGNDQRYHQARLVELQAILAEHNAYWQQGYQSSFEQVLAAILAEAK is encoded by the coding sequence ATGACTGTCGATTCAATCATTACGATTGATCAACTTGAGATTAATTTGACTGAACAGCGAGTCAAGCGGGCGGGAGTTTATCTGCGGCTTGGGCGCAAAGAGTGGGGTTTGTTAGAACTGTTAGTCCGTAATCGTAATCACGTGCTCAGCCATCGCCAGTTGTTGCAGCATGTGTGGGGCGATAATTATGACCGTGATAGTAGCTATTTGCTGCATGTAGCGATTGGCCGTTTGCGCGAGAAATTGGGCGATAAACCGCCGCGCTATATTGTGGCTGAGGCCGATTTGGGCTATCGTTTTGCCCTGTCAACGCCAAATTTGCCAAGTGGGCCAACGACTGAGCCAAGCCCCTTGGTTGTGCCGCCAATCAGCTATACCAATATTCCTGCGCCGCTGAATGCCTTTATTGGTCGCGAAAATGAGCAACAAAGCTTGTTGCAGCTTCTCCGTCAGCCGCATATTCGCTTGATTAGCGTTTTGGGGGGTGGTGGGGTTGGTAAAACCCGTTTAGTGCTGCAAAGTGCCATGCAATGGTTGCCGCTCTTTCATGATGGCGTGCATGTTGTGCATTTAGCTGCTTTGCGCGATCCTGAGCTACTAATCCAGACCATTATTCAATCGTTGGCGATTAAAACCACTAGTCAATTACCGTTGCTCAAACAGCTCAAAGATTTTCTGTATGATAAACAACTCTTGCTCATTCTCGATAATTTTGAGCAACTGCTTGATGCTGCGCCAATTGTGACCGATCTCTTAGCCCATGCACCTCAATTAAAATTGCTAACGACCAGCCGCGAGGCTTTGAATGTGTATGCTGAGCAACAATTTGAATTAATGCCCTTTAGCGTTGATTGTTCGCAACAGTTTATGCTGCGCCAACAGCCAGCGATTAATCTTTTTCTCAGCCGTGCTCAAGCGCTACAAGCGACTATTGTTTATAACGATGCTGAATTAGTAACGATTGCCCAAATTTGCCAACGGCTTGATGGTTTGGCTTTGGCAATTGAACTGGCTGCCAGTCGAATCAGCTTGTTTTCGTTAACAAATTTACTTGAGCGGTTAAGCCAACGTTTGAGTTTTATCAATAGTGGGCCACGCGATCTACCAGCCCGTCACCAAACCTTGCAAGCAGTTATCGAATGGAGCTATGTTTTACTTACACCTCAAGAACAAGCGCTATTTGTTCAATTATCAGTGTTTGTCGGCAGCTTTGATTTGCCAGCAGCTAGCGCAATTTGTGCGAGTGCTGAACAATCAGCAGTTGAGTTATTGTTATTAAGCTTGGTGCAAAAACATCTGCTTCAGCATCAGATAACCGAACAACGTTTTTATTTCTTGGAAACGATCCGTGAATATGCTCAAGATCAATTAAATCAGCGAGCTGATAGTCAAAGCTACTATACAGCGCATAAAGATTATTATCGAACGTTTGTTCAAAATCATGTGCATGAATTAACTGGCTCAGAGCAACAACACTGGATGAGTCAATTTCAAGCTAATTATCCCAATATTCGCGCTGCATTAGCTCAAAGCCTTAAATCTGGGGCGTTTGCTAGTGCTGCTCATTTGGGCGCTGTGCTCTGGAATTTTTGGCATCGCGCTGATCTCGCCCAAGAAGGTAGTTATTGGATTAAGCAAATTCTTGATCAGCCAGCTCAATTTGATCCCAAGCATCAGATTATGATGCTACGTGGATTAAGCACTTTTATGCGCAATCAAGGAGATTTTCAATTAGCCCAGCAATATCTTGCGCAAGGTTTAAATATTGCTCGCCAAGAGCAACTTGATGAATTGGCGATGGGTTTGTTGAATGGAATCGGTTTGCTCTACAAACGTGAAGGTTTATTTGAACAAGCAGGGGAATCATTTCGTGAAGCAATTCAACTGGCCCGAAAATTTGATAAAACCCGTGATCTAGCGGCGATTCTCAGCAATCTTGGTGAAATTCGGCGTAGCCTTGAACAGTATCAGCAAGCACAGTTCGATTTACAAGAATCATTGGAATTAGCACGCAAAGTCAATGATCATCATATGGCTGCCAATATTTTGAATAGCCTAGGTTTATTAGCCTATGATATCTGTAATTATCAACAAGCACAGCAATACTACCAAAAAGGCCTAGAAATTCATCAACGATTACAAAATAAACGTGGAATTGCCCTAATCTACACGAATTTAGCCGATAGCTTGACCAAATTACTGCAATTTAGCCAAGCTAATGAATATTATGAGCAAGCATTAACCTATAGCCATACCATTGCTGATCCTTATTTTATCTGTCATATAACCATTCAAAAAGCTTGGGCTTTGCGCCAACAAGCCCAAATTGCCCAAGCTCAACGATTAATTATTCAAGCCATCCAACTTGCCAACCATCACGAATTTATTGCCCATAACTTACGGGCAATCTTGGAGTTGACTGAATGTTATTTAGCCCAACAACAGTTGTCAACAGCAGCATGGTTGGCAGGATCTATGCAACGAATGGCTCAGCAACACGGGCAACTGCTTGATGGCAATGATCAGCGTTATCATCAAGCGCGTTTAGTCGAATTGCAAGCAATACTTGCTGAACATAACGCATATTGGCAGCAAGGCTATCAAAGCTCGTTCGAGCAAGTACTAGCGGCGATTTTGGCCGAAGCCAAATAA
- a CDS encoding GNAT family N-acetyltransferase: MELALEQVVDGFVRGWVYSRALATTQLRRMGQHYHVSFGEVINGRSDEFLIFDQGQPAKVADFGRMISQQHPQLAHWLTIFSQTPSDYASVLAPLGYQPLHHETLMSCVLGDVRSEPQSNVQRLSATTVLPNNTEFAKQPFVLGRIDDAQLGQYLIDIEGQLAAVARLVNLPEGIALVDSVVTAPSFRRRGLARQLMQHLLNDAVAKNCQHSVLVASALGAPLYRQLGYRDRAEVLIFGREQTS, translated from the coding sequence ATGGAATTAGCGCTTGAACAGGTGGTTGATGGATTCGTGCGGGGTTGGGTCTATTCGCGGGCTTTGGCGACAACCCAGCTTCGACGGATGGGTCAACACTACCACGTCAGTTTTGGTGAGGTAATCAATGGGCGCAGCGATGAATTTTTAATCTTCGATCAAGGTCAACCTGCCAAGGTAGCAGATTTTGGCCGCATGATCAGCCAACAGCACCCTCAGCTAGCCCATTGGCTCACCATCTTCAGCCAAACTCCTAGCGATTATGCGAGTGTGTTGGCTCCGCTAGGCTATCAGCCGTTACACCACGAAACGTTAATGAGTTGTGTCCTGGGCGATGTTCGATCTGAGCCACAAAGCAACGTACAACGGCTCAGCGCAACAACCGTTTTGCCAAACAACACTGAATTTGCCAAACAGCCATTTGTGCTTGGGCGAATTGATGATGCGCAACTTGGCCAATATTTGATCGACATTGAAGGTCAATTAGCAGCAGTTGCCCGCTTGGTAAACTTGCCTGAGGGAATTGCGCTGGTGGATTCGGTGGTGACCGCGCCAAGCTTTCGGAGGCGCGGCCTCGCACGTCAGTTGATGCAACACTTATTAAATGATGCGGTAGCCAAGAATTGCCAACACAGCGTTTTGGTGGCAAGTGCCCTTGGCGCACCGCTGTATCGTCAACTTGGTTACCGCGATCGGGCTGAAGTGTTGATTTTTGGGCGAGAGCAAACCAGCTAA
- a CDS encoding ATP-binding protein: MNKETYLHDALQLPSQSFTYMVSQQLAAHYPEQGILQTGDCDFDVRSYAQAGLCQVQVHQQPYPQINYSWLRGEEGGEIARSLENAWQTITWQDQSFDLLLLSWMAYGSSYSMQWLIGASQTAIEAFFSAVCDWNTQIRDEIMVFDEGSWEKSQELYYAIQNASLDNLILPGTLKQDIFRDLQRFFESKATYEHYNIAWKRGIILVGPPGNGKTHMIKGLLNALDYPCLYVKSFDAQYSTNNANIRAVFDRARRSAPCIVVLEDLDSLINDTNRAFFLNEVDGFNANQGVVLLATTNHPENIDPAIMNRPSRFDRKYYFSLPELAERLAYIEQWNTALHSSTQLTEAGIQQAAEVTEDFSFAYLKELFVSALMRWIDIKDQTDMDTVILEQATFLREQMVTEDPEAAEEETEDDEE; the protein is encoded by the coding sequence TTGAACAAAGAAACATATTTACATGATGCCTTGCAATTGCCCAGCCAATCGTTTACCTATATGGTGAGCCAGCAATTAGCCGCGCATTACCCTGAACAAGGCATTCTCCAAACCGGAGATTGCGATTTTGATGTGCGCAGCTATGCTCAAGCTGGCTTGTGTCAGGTCCAGGTTCATCAACAGCCCTATCCGCAAATTAACTATTCATGGCTACGGGGCGAGGAAGGTGGTGAGATTGCTCGTTCGCTCGAAAATGCTTGGCAAACGATCACTTGGCAAGACCAGAGCTTTGATTTATTGCTGCTTTCGTGGATGGCCTATGGTAGCTCCTATAGTATGCAATGGTTGATTGGGGCTTCACAAACAGCTATCGAAGCATTTTTCAGCGCAGTCTGCGATTGGAACACCCAAATTCGCGATGAAATTATGGTGTTCGATGAAGGCAGTTGGGAGAAAAGCCAAGAATTATACTATGCGATTCAAAATGCCTCGCTTGATAATTTGATTTTGCCTGGGACGCTTAAACAGGATATTTTTCGCGATTTGCAGCGCTTTTTTGAAAGCAAAGCCACCTACGAACACTATAATATTGCCTGGAAACGCGGGATTATTCTGGTTGGCCCGCCTGGCAATGGCAAAACCCACATGATCAAAGGTTTGCTGAATGCCTTAGATTACCCATGTTTGTATGTCAAAAGCTTCGATGCTCAATATTCGACCAATAACGCCAATATTCGGGCGGTGTTTGATCGGGCACGCCGCAGCGCTCCCTGTATCGTGGTGCTGGAAGATTTAGATTCGTTGATCAACGATACCAACCGAGCCTTCTTTTTGAATGAAGTTGATGGTTTCAACGCAAATCAAGGGGTTGTGTTGCTGGCGACTACCAACCACCCTGAGAATATTGACCCTGCGATTATGAACCGGCCCAGCCGTTTTGACCGCAAATATTACTTTAGCTTGCCCGAACTGGCCGAGCGTTTGGCCTATATTGAACAATGGAATACGGCGCTGCATAGCTCAACGCAATTAACTGAAGCTGGCATTCAGCAGGCCGCCGAAGTAACCGAAGACTTCTCATTTGCCTACTTGAAAGAATTGTTTGTTTCAGCTTTGATGCGCTGGATCGATATCAAAGACCAAACTGATATGGATACCGTGATTTTGGAGCAAGCCACATTCTTGCGCGAACAAATGGTGACTGAAGACCCCGAAGCAGCCGAAGAGGAAACTGAAGACGACGAAGAATAG
- the cas6 gene encoding CRISPR system precrRNA processing endoribonuclease RAMP protein Cas6 produces the protein MELLPDLPLVHLRFAYRFMAETRLPRWKGALLRGGWGRALSKVFCIPTCENVSDCQVACPYRNLFAPEAPQNQLVGVREAPRPFIVRPPLDEQTQFSIGDRLSFDLILIGSAERHVIPIIAAFEHLGRLGLGEDRAMAELSQVDSFSSQRQQFIPLLKDGQWFGMAAQLQPQFFLDHAQRFESRWQLQFVTPTRLKQQGQLARQFDLPLIVGAALRRIQQMNSLYGTKPWNCDLDRLFNQARAAQFEAAHTRWVEWGRTSAATGQNMQFGGVVGTIDFSRITPELTALLLMASALHIGKAAVFGNGWFRLR, from the coding sequence ATGGAACTTTTGCCAGATTTGCCACTGGTTCATTTACGCTTCGCCTATCGCTTTATGGCTGAAACCCGCTTGCCACGTTGGAAGGGCGCACTTTTGCGCGGCGGCTGGGGTCGCGCACTCAGCAAGGTTTTTTGCATCCCAACCTGTGAGAATGTGAGTGATTGCCAAGTTGCCTGCCCTTATCGCAACCTTTTTGCCCCTGAAGCACCACAAAATCAATTAGTTGGAGTTCGTGAAGCACCACGGCCATTTATTGTGCGCCCGCCACTTGATGAACAAACCCAGTTTAGCATTGGCGATCGATTAAGTTTCGATTTGATTTTGATTGGCTCAGCTGAACGCCATGTCATTCCGATTATTGCGGCCTTTGAGCATTTGGGTCGCTTAGGTTTAGGCGAAGATCGGGCGATGGCTGAGTTGAGCCAAGTTGATAGTTTTTCCAGCCAGCGCCAGCAATTCATTCCATTATTAAAGGATGGCCAGTGGTTTGGCATGGCGGCGCAGCTGCAACCACAATTTTTTCTTGATCACGCTCAGCGTTTTGAGAGCCGCTGGCAATTACAATTTGTCACGCCAACCCGCCTCAAACAGCAAGGTCAGTTGGCACGGCAATTCGATTTGCCGCTGATTGTGGGGGCTGCCCTGCGGCGGATACAACAAATGAATAGTTTATACGGCACAAAACCTTGGAATTGCGATCTTGATCGATTATTCAACCAAGCACGGGCGGCACAATTTGAGGCCGCTCATACTCGTTGGGTTGAATGGGGTCGCACTTCGGCGGCAACTGGTCAAAATATGCAGTTTGGCGGAGTCGTTGGCACAATTGATTTTTCACGGATTACGCCCGAATTAACCGCCTTGTTGCTGATGGCCTCGGCGCTGCATATTGGCAAAGCTGCGGTTTTTGGCAATGGCTGGTTTCGGTTACGCTGA
- a CDS encoding cupin domain-containing protein yields the protein MEIKRSGSQPSEVGSAAYFSGTVRIDPLFQAPEPARVRGASVTFEPGARTAWHTHPLGQTLIVTAGCGLAQRWDGPIEIIRPGDVIWFAPGEKHWHGAGLTTAMTHIAIQEQLNGAVVEWLEHVSDEQYQAELG from the coding sequence ATGGAGATTAAACGTAGTGGTTCGCAGCCTTCGGAAGTTGGCTCGGCAGCCTATTTTAGCGGCACAGTTCGCATCGATCCACTCTTTCAAGCGCCAGAACCAGCACGAGTGCGCGGCGCAAGTGTCACATTCGAGCCAGGCGCACGCACCGCCTGGCATACCCACCCACTGGGTCAGACCTTGATTGTCACGGCGGGGTGTGGCTTGGCTCAACGGTGGGATGGCCCAATCGAGATCATTCGGCCAGGCGATGTGATTTGGTTTGCCCCAGGCGAAAAACATTGGCATGGCGCTGGCCTCACCACGGCCATGACCCATATCGCGATTCAAGAGCAACTAAATGGTGCAGTCGTTGAATGGCTGGAGCATGTTAGCGACGAGCAATATCAGGCTGAACTTGGCTAA
- a CDS encoding AraC family transcriptional regulator, whose protein sequence is MTLLELAPAPETEPLLGPERRYLAQLLAQYAPHDGRFDLAFPRIYAIRESKPHQRSIPALYQPSICLVAQGSKQLVLGDQTYNYDAEHVLIVAVDLPVAAQITQASAAEPYLCFKLEFDPQRVAELALKVYPQGIPAPTQLRAISIERTNRQLVQAASRLLDLLSQPDEVELLAPLVIDEMIIRLLCSPFGGRLAQIGQTTSRVTPVAQAISWLRRHFAQPLRVEELATLANMSVSAFHLHFKAVTALSPIQFQKTLRLHEARRLLVATALEIGAISQQVGYASLSQFSREYRRYFGCSPTEDLARLRRSSA, encoded by the coding sequence ATGACGCTGTTGGAGCTTGCTCCCGCCCCTGAAACTGAACCCTTGTTAGGGCCAGAACGCCGTTATTTGGCTCAATTATTGGCTCAGTATGCCCCACATGATGGGCGGTTTGATTTGGCTTTTCCTCGAATCTATGCCATCCGTGAATCGAAACCGCATCAACGTTCGATCCCTGCGCTCTATCAGCCCAGCATTTGCCTTGTGGCCCAAGGATCTAAACAGTTGGTTTTGGGCGATCAGACCTACAATTATGATGCTGAACATGTGTTGATTGTGGCTGTCGATTTGCCAGTTGCCGCCCAAATTACCCAAGCCAGTGCTGCCGAGCCATATTTGTGCTTCAAGCTGGAGTTTGATCCGCAGCGCGTGGCCGAATTGGCGCTTAAAGTCTATCCGCAGGGTATTCCTGCGCCAACGCAACTGCGAGCAATTTCGATTGAACGCACCAATCGTCAGTTGGTACAAGCTGCGAGCCGCTTGCTTGATTTGCTCAGTCAGCCTGATGAGGTCGAATTGCTGGCTCCGTTGGTGATCGACGAAATGATTATTCGCTTGTTGTGTAGCCCATTTGGTGGTCGGCTGGCTCAAATTGGCCAAACCACTTCGCGAGTTACCCCGGTAGCGCAGGCGATTAGCTGGTTGCGCCGCCATTTTGCCCAACCTTTGCGGGTTGAGGAGCTTGCTACGCTGGCGAATATGAGTGTTTCGGCTTTTCATCTACACTTCAAGGCGGTTACCGCGCTTAGTCCAATTCAGTTTCAAAAAACTTTGCGTTTGCACGAAGCGCGGCGTTTATTGGTCGCGACAGCATTGGAGATTGGGGCAATTAGCCAGCAAGTTGGCTATGCCAGCCTCTCACAATTTAGCCGCGAATATCGGCGCTACTTTGGTTGCTCGCCAACCGAGGATTTGGCTCGTTTGCGGCGTTCAAGTGCTTAG